A portion of the Zootoca vivipara chromosome 6, rZooViv1.1, whole genome shotgun sequence genome contains these proteins:
- the SIRT2 gene encoding LOW QUALITY PROTEIN: NAD-dependent protein deacetylase sirtuin-2 (The sequence of the model RefSeq protein was modified relative to this genomic sequence to represent the inferred CDS: deleted 1 base in 1 codon; added 117 bases not found in genome assembly), giving the protein MDSREEPGAAFAAAGEGEEEAEKGPASSVEETEKGPASSDSDSDNEAGASGETEMDFLRNLLSRTLGLGSEKPEKVLDELTLDGVSRFMLSERCKKVVCMVGAGISTAAGIPDFRSPGTGLYANLQQYNLPYPEAIFEISYFKQHPEPFFALARELYPGQFKPTVCHYFLRLLKEKGMLLRCYTQNIDTLERVAGLGQDDLVEAHGTFFTSHCINSGCKKAYTLEWMKEKIFSSLIPKCEKCQSVVKPDIVFFGENLPSRFFSLMQSDFRNVDLLIIMGTSLQVQPFASLVSRVPTNTPRLLINKEKTGESDPFMSLMGYGSGMDFDSEKAYRDVAWLGDCDEGCLALAELLGWKTELEELVKKEHAAIDAKSGGASAFHPLTKEQKEKPSPKKEKPPGSKE; this is encoded by the exons ATGGACAGCCGGGAAG AGCCCGGAGCCGCCTTCGCTGCCGCCGGGGAGGGCGAGGAAGAGGCCGAGAAGGGCCCTGCCTCATCGGTGGAAGAGACCGAGAAGGGCCCTGCCTCATCG GATTCAGATTCTGACAACGAAGCTGGAGCTTCTGGTGAAACTGAAA GCAAGAAGGTAGTATGTATGGTG ggagcaggaatctcaactg CTGCAGGGATCCCTGATTTCCGCTCACCAGGCACGGGGCTCTATGCCAACTTGCAGCAGTACAACCTACCATACCCTGAAGCCATCTTTGAGATCAGCTATTTCAAG CAACACCCTGAGCCATTCTTTGCTTTGGCCCGAGAACTGTACCCAGGGCAATTCAAG CCCACGGTCTGCCACTACTTCTTGCGCCTCCTGAAGGAGAAAGGGATGCTGTTGCGCTGCTACACACAG AACATAGACACCTTGGAGCGGGTGGCTGGCCTGGGTCAGGATGACCTCGTGGAAGCTCACGGCACCTTCTTCACTTCCCACTGCATCAATTCCGGTTGCAAAAAGGCATACACCCTGGAGTGGATGAAAG AAAAGATCTTCTCATCTCTCATTCCAAAGTGTGAGAAATGTCAAAGTGTTGTGAAGCCAG ATATCGTGTTCTTTGGGGAGAACTTGCCCTCTCGTTTCTTCTCTCTGATGCAGTCA gattttcGTAACGTGGACTTGCTTATTATCATGGGCACCTCCCTGCAGGTCCAGCCCTTTGCCTCTCTCGTCAGCAG AGTACCCACAAACACACCGCGGCTCCTGATCAATAAGGAGAAGACTGGAGAG AGTGATCCTTTCATGTCCCTGATGGGCTacggcagtggaatggactttgATTCAGAGAAGGCATACAG GGATGTTGCCTGGCTTGGAGACTGTGACGAGGGCTGCCTGGCTTTGGCCGAGCTGCTGGGATGGAAG ACGGAGCTGGAGGAACTGGTGAAAAAGGAGCACGCTGCCATAGATGCCAAGTCGGGCGGGGCAAGTGCCTTCCACCCTCTAACCAAGGAGCAGAAGGAAAAGCCATccccaaagaaagaaaagccccCTGGCAGCAAAGAGTGA
- the NFKBIB gene encoding NF-kappa-B inhibitor beta encodes MPLCDCADQTPVWGFPRPLKSPVCGRSDCGASSLCPDYPYGPAALQAFPVGSPPPPPASAMASEAAAQGGLREPKRVEGDDWCDSGLGSLSEAQLGQIQGDAGLVGPGEVEEGPGRRAVTPDPGPSGSTGPQKALLEEEDDLERLDSALGDSLRGDEDVGAIVDGVGAVRLENGASAVVAPEAWLHHVLGFVTEDGDTALHLAVIHEHEAFLDSILQYTQGTDYLDIQNDLGQTALHIAVILGAADFVGKLVSAGASLCVQEKGGHTALHLACREGQRECVQRLLTPHVAQRPCEGSGFRAQLDCTNFDGYTPLHVAILRKDLDVVSLLISGGADLNKPELSCGRSPLHLAVESQNPEVVEYLLHAGADPEARMYVGYTPMYSALHRPDQKIPQLLREFGSEEPDWDSEESLDSNSEEEYDDIVINRGH; translated from the exons ATGCCTCTCTGCGACTGCGCCGACCAGACGCCAGTCTGGGGATTCCCCAGGCCGCTGAAATCCCCTGTCTGTGGAAGGAGCGACTGCGGGGCATCGTCGCTCTGCCCAGACTATCCCTATGgccctgcggccctccaggcctttcctgtagggtctccccccccccctcccgcctccGCCATGGCCTCCGAGGCTGCTGCTCAGGGCGGCCTGCGGGAGCCCAAGCGGGTGGAAGGCGACGACTGGTGCGACAGCGGCCTGGGTTCCCTCAGCGAGGCCCAGCTGGGCCAGATCCAGGGAGACGCGGGCCTGGTGGGCCCTGGCGAGGTGGAGGAGGGGCCTGGGCGCCGGGCTGTGACCCCTGACCCCGGCCCCTCCGGCTCCACTGGCCCTCAGAAGGCGCTCTTGGAGGAAGAGGATGACTTGGAGCGGCTGGACTCTGCCCTCGGGGACTCCCTGAGGGGAGACGAGGACGTGGGCGCCATTGTGGACGGCGTGGGGGCCGTGCGCCTTGAGAACGGGGCTTCGGCGGTGGTGGCCCCCGAGGCCTGGCTGCACCACGTGCTGGGCTTCGTCACCGAGGACGGGGACAC AGCTCTCCACTTGGCCGTCATCCATGAGCACGAGGCCTTTCTGGATTCCATCCTGCAGTACACCCAAGGAACGGATTACCTGGATATTCAGAACGACCTTGGACAG ACAGCACTTCACATTGCAGTCATCCTCGGGGCTGCCGATTTTGTGGGCAAGCTTGTGTCGGCGGGAGCCAGTCTGTGTGTGCAGGAAAAGGGCGGCCACACCGCTTTGCACTTGGCGTGCCGAGAAGGGCAGAGGGAGTGCGTGCAGAGGCTCCTGACGCCGCATGTTGCGCAAAGGCCCTGCGAAGGGAGCGGCTTTCGGGCCCAACTGGACTGCACCAATTTTGATG GTTACACGCCCCTGCATGTTGCCATCTTGCGGAAAGACTTGGACGTGGTCAGTCTCTTAATCTCCGGGGGAGCTGATCTCAACAAACCG GAGCTGAGCTGTGGGCGGAGCCCTCTTCACCTGGCTGTGGAGTCTCAGAACCCAGAGGTGGTTGAATACCTGCTGCACGCTGGAGCAGACCCGGAGGCCCGCATGTATGTTGGCTACACCCCCATGTACAGCGCCCTGCACCGGCCCGACCAAAAGATTCCCCAGCTCTTGCGGGAGTTTGGCTCAGAGGAGCCAGACTGGGACTCGGAGGAGAGTCTGGACAGCAACAGCGAG GAGGAATATGATGACATCGTGATCAACCGTGGGCATTAG